One Candidatus Binataceae bacterium DNA segment encodes these proteins:
- a CDS encoding amidohydrolase family protein gives MVKELHMPTVVIGANVRGRNLDKPEFLPFFARINELNVPIIIHSDGLSPFQSYPAAGDRTGWSERGPFTADYPVWWMLTHPFEHMIAIARIIYSGLLDRLPNLKFILEEGNVGYAPYLFDRLEEGREFGELLYGSRVHLGGAKKHPLDYLEHFHWAVESEDSLIGEVIKRWGAERILFSSDYPHPDTPWPESVAGMKKALVGFSADDEAKVMWQNASRLLHL, from the coding sequence ATGGTAAAGGAACTGCATATGCCGACGGTCGTAATCGGCGCCAATGTGCGCGGCCGGAACCTGGATAAGCCGGAGTTCCTGCCCTTCTTCGCCCGCATCAACGAGTTGAACGTCCCGATCATTATCCATTCGGACGGGCTCAGTCCGTTTCAAAGCTATCCGGCCGCGGGTGATCGCACCGGATGGTCGGAGCGCGGTCCGTTTACGGCGGACTACCCGGTTTGGTGGATGTTGACTCATCCCTTCGAGCACATGATCGCGATCGCGCGGATCATTTACAGCGGCCTGCTCGATCGCCTTCCCAACCTCAAGTTCATTTTGGAGGAGGGCAACGTCGGCTACGCGCCTTATCTCTTCGACCGCTTGGAGGAGGGTCGCGAGTTCGGCGAGCTGCTCTATGGTTCGCGCGTGCATCTGGGCGGAGCGAAGAAACATCCGCTGGATTATCTAGAGCATTTTCATTGGGCGGTCGAGTCAGAAGACTCGCTCATTGGCGAGGTGATCAAGCGCTGGGGCGCCGAACGCATCCTGTTCAGCTCCGACTATCCCCATCCGGACACGCCGTGGCCTGAGAGCGTCGCCGGGATGAAGAAGGCGCTCGTCGGCTTTTCGGCTGACGATGAGGCGAAGGTCATGTGGCAAAACGCAAGCCGGCTGCTTCATCTCTGA
- a CDS encoding type IV secretion system protein — translation MTLQFQFLNNALSDYETAIQGVWAPVLQAQGIQILLAVGAIAFAVYTIQLLATHDLPTFILGFGYTIVSLSVLHAVFLYGQDLAIDLLNGFLGWGQQVSGQSPETLTPSGVMEQGLQLMRIFWSAAGKASSWVAPMSAIEDLLCSIVIVATFAVASIIYLLALMEVWALIIGASVLLAFAPLPWTWSIFPGWGLRVLASCVKTFFLLAVIALGMTEASG, via the coding sequence ATGACGCTCCAATTTCAATTCCTAAACAACGCGCTCAGCGACTACGAAACCGCAATTCAAGGCGTCTGGGCGCCCGTGCTCCAGGCGCAAGGCATTCAAATCCTGCTCGCAGTCGGGGCTATAGCGTTCGCCGTGTATACCATCCAGCTGCTCGCCACCCACGATCTGCCGACCTTCATCCTCGGCTTCGGCTACACGATCGTCTCGCTCTCCGTACTCCATGCGGTCTTTCTCTACGGACAGGACTTAGCCATCGATCTGCTGAACGGATTTCTTGGCTGGGGGCAACAGGTCAGCGGCCAATCCCCTGAGACGCTCACGCCCTCGGGTGTGATGGAGCAGGGGCTACAACTCATGCGGATTTTCTGGAGCGCCGCTGGGAAGGCTTCGTCGTGGGTCGCACCTATGTCAGCGATTGAAGACTTGCTTTGCAGCATTGTAATCGTCGCAACCTTTGCCGTTGCGTCCATCATTTATCTGCTTGCCCTGATGGAAGTCTGGGCGTTGATCATCGGTGCCTCGGTACTGCTCGCTTTCGCGCCGCTGCCTTGGACTTGGAGCATTTTTCCGGGCTGGGGGCTTAGAGTCCTGGCCTCCTGCGTGAAGACGTTCTTTTTGCTTGCGGTTATTGCGCTGGGAATGACCGAAGCAAGTGGTTGA